A segment of the Marinobacter arenosus genome:
CCTTGCGACATTTTTGCGTATAGTAGGCGCCCCACCCATTTTCGAGGAACCAGCGTATGCTGAAAGTTAACGAATACTTTGATGGCAAGGCCAAGTCCATCGCCTTTCAGACCTCAACACTGCCGGCAACCGTCGGCGTCATAAGCCCGGGCGAATATGAGTTCGGAACCAGCAAGAAAGAAACCATGACGGTCATCAGTGGCGCCCTCACCGTGCTGTTGCCCGGTGTTGACGAGTGGATGACCTACGGCGCCGGCGAAAGTTTCGACGTTGCGGGTCAGGCCAGCTTCAAGGCAAAAGCCGATATCGACACAGCCTACCTCTGCACCTACGAATAACTTCCTGAACCGCAGAGCATTCCGGCTGTTTCATTTAAGCACCGGTATGTTCTGCGGTTTTTTCGCGCCTCAAGGTTTCCGTTTTACTTAATCTGTGTCAGATTTACTCCTGTTTCTCGCGACAACACCAACAAATGAGAAAGAGGAAACAGGTGATGGCACAAACCCGAATTCTCCCGCCGGCTGACAACGCCTATCAGTACCCATTGCTGATCAAGCAACTTCTGCTCTCTGGGCCTCGCTACAATCCGGATCAGGAGATCGTGTACGCCAATCGCAGCAAGTACACCTACACCGATCTGGTGGAACGCATTCACCGCCTCGCCAACGCCCTGACCGAAGCCGGGGTCAAGGCCGGCGATACGGTTGCGGTGATGGACTGGGACACCCCGCGTTACCTGGAATGTTTCTTCGCCATTCCGATGATTGGCGCCGTGCTGCATACGGTCAACGTGCGTCTCTCCCCGGAACAGATCGTCTACACCATGAACCACGCCGAAGACGACGTGGTGCTGGTCCATGACGACTTCCTGCCGATCCTGGAATCGGTCAAGGACGAGATCAAAACGGTCAAGACCTACATCCAGCTCACCGATGAGGCCGCCGCCCAGTCCACCCAGCTCGACACCGCGGGCGAGTATGAAGCCCTGTTGGCGAAAGCCGGCACCCACTTCGAATTCCCGGATTTCGACGAGAACAGCGTCGCAACCACCTTCTACACCACCGGCACCACCGGCAACCCGAAGGGCGTTTTCTTCAGCCATCGGCAGCTGGTCCTGCACACCCTGGCCATGACCGGTTCTCTCTCCGCCTACGACGAGATGCCATTACTGCGCTCCTCCTCGGTGTACATGCCGGTCACCCCGATGTTCCACGTTCACGCCTGGGGCGTGCCTTATGCGGCCACGCTCTTGGGCATCAAACAGGTGTATCCCGGCCGCTACGAGCCGGAGTTGCTGGTGGACCTGCTCAAGGAGCACAAGGTTTCCTTCTCCCACTGTGTGCCAACCATCATGCAGATGATGATGGGTACCGAGTCGATCAAGACCGCTGACCTCAGCAACTGGCACGTGCTGATCGGCGGCAGCGCCCTGACCAAGGGGCTCTGTGACGCGGGCGCCAAGCTCGGCATCCGCATGTACACCGGGTACGGCATGTCCGAAACCTGCCCATTGCTGAGTACCACTCACCTCGAGCCGGAAGACCTGGAGCTGCCGCTGGACCAGCAGACCGCCAAACGGGTAAGAACCGGCATCGCGGTGCCCATGGTGGAACTGGACATCGTTGATCCGGATGGCAAACCAGTGCCCCACGACGGCGACGCCAAGGGCGAAGTGGTCGCGCGCGCACCCTGGCTGACCCAGAGCTACTTCAAGGAAAAAGAGAAAGGGGAAGAGCTCTGGCAAGGTGGCTGGCTGCACACCGGCGATGTGGCCTCCATGGATCCGGACAACACCCTGGTGATCAAGGACCGCATCAAGGACGTCATCAAGACCGGCGGTGAATGGCTGTCGTCACTGGATCTGGAGAACCTGATCAGTCAGCACCCGTCTGTGGCCGGTGCCGCGGTGGTCGGGGTGCCCGACGAGAAATGGGGTGAGCGTCCCCATGCGCTGGTTACGCTGAAACCGGGCGAGGACGCCACGCTGGAGGACATCCAGAACCACCTGAAGCAGTTTGTCGATGCCGGCGAGATCAACAAGTGGGCGATACCCAGCCAGATTGATTTCGTCGAGGACATTCCGAAAACCAGCGTTGGCAAAATCAACAAGAAACTGATTCGGGACCAGCTTCAGTAGGTAATGGCCTGATCAAGCACGCGATAAAAAGCCAGCTCCCATGAGCTGGCTTTTTGTTTGGTCCGGTTCCCCTCAGATTCCGGAGAACGCGAAGTCCACGTCGGGTCGGCGTCCACCGATGATGTCTGCGAGTGCGGCCGCTGAACCGCAGGAATGGGTCCAGCCGAGCGTGCCGTGGCCGGTGTTCAGGTAGAGATTGGGGAAGTGACTCTTGCCGACATAGGGCACGTTGGACGGGGTTGCCGGACGCAGGCCGGCCCAGAACTCGGCCTGGTCCCAATAACCCGCCTCGGGCATGACCTCCGCCGTGCGACGGACTATGGCACGGCAGCGCGTGTAGTTCAGGTCCCGGGTATAGCCGCTGAGTTCCGCCGTGCCGGCCACCCGCAGGCGATCACCGAGGCGCGAGTACACCAGTTTGTATTCGTCATCGGTCAGGCTGACACGGAACGCCGCCTCGTCGTTCTTCACCGGCACTGTGATCGAGTAGCCCTTGGCGGGGTAGATGTTGAGGGTCAGCCCCAGCTTCCTGGCCAGCGGGCCACTGTAGCTCCCGAGACAGAGGACATAGGCGTCACCACGGAGCGTCTCATAGCGGCCATCTTTCAGGGTCTGAACCCCGAGAATCCGCTCCCCGGCGTGTTCGAAACCAAGCACGTCGGTGCCGTACCGGAACTCAACACCCGCTTCGGCACACTTCTGCGCGAGGCTCTGGGTGAATTTCCGGGCGTCACCGGACTCGTCTTGCGAGGTGTAGGTGGCTCCGGCAATGCGGTTGCGGATCGGCGTCAGGGCGGGCTCGAGCGCAATGGCCTCGTCCGCATTGATGATCTGGCGATCACACCCCAGGTCCTGCATGATGCGGGTCGGCTTGATGGCATTCTCAAACTCTCTGGGGTTGGTGTAGAAATGCAGGATGCCCTTCTCCAGGGCGTCATAATCAAGGCCCGCCTCTTTGCGCAGTGCCTGCAACTGGGCGCGACTGTACGTGCCGAGGTTCACGATCTGCCGAATGTTGTGAGCCGCTCGCCCGGATGGGCATTCACACAGGAATGACAGCGCCCAGCGCCACTGTGCCGGGTCCAGGCGCGGACGGAACAGCAGCGGCGCATCCGCCTTGAACAACCATTTGAGCACCTTGAGCGGAGCTGAGGGGTTGGCCCAGGGCTCCGCGTGGGAGACCGAAATCTGCCCACCGTTGGCGTAACTGGTTTCCATTCCGGCCTGATTCTGTCGATCGATCACGGTGACTTGGTGGCCCTGCTTCTGCAGAAACCAGGCGGTCGTCGTACCCACGACTCCCGCGCCCAAAACCAGAATGTGCATGCGTGCCTCCGGTCATCAACCACCGGACCGTTTCACGGTCCAGCCTTTCTCCTGCAGCAGCGGAACGAGAACATCCCGCTGATCACCCTGAATCTCAACGATACCATCCTTGACCGTACCGCCGGTGCCACATTTGGCTTTCAACACCTTGGCAAAGGCCTTAAGTGCCTTTTCATCCAGCGGAATACCGGTTACCAGAGTCACGCCCTTGCCCTTGCGACCCTTGGTCTCACGGCTCACCCTGACAACCCCGTCGCCGGCCGGCCGGGCCGGCGCCCCGCAACAGCATTCGGACACCGGATTTCTGCAGTCCGGACACATCCGGCCCTGTTCCGTGGAAAAAACCAGTCCGCCCTCAGATCGCTTCTTCATGCCTGGGCTGCCCTCCCCTTCGTCTGTCTGAATCGCTTATTCGAGGCCCGGAGGGTACTTGGAAAACATTTCGGACACTACCTCGTCAATCAATTCGCTCCGGCTCTCCGGCGACTGATGCTCGGTCAGGTAACGGCGGCTGGCGGCGCGCCAGACCACCTCATTGATTTCGGTGTCCACCAGTTCGACCACGAGCTTACCCTCCGTGACTTCCCGCACCGGTGGTGGTGAGGAGATGCCCCAGCCAAAGTTACTCCAACCGTAGCCGAAGCCCAGACCAACGCCGGTCTGTTCAAGGCGGTCCTCCTCCACGATTTTCCAGTTGACGAGCAGGTCCGCCTCATCGGCCGCCACCTTGCGCATGGCCTTGCGCTTCAGCTCCCGTTCCACCGCATTACGGACCCGACTCCCGTCGAGGGACGTGAACGAACCGCTCCCCGCATCGGAAGCGAACGCCCAACTGGCGTAGTTACCAAATACGGCTGAGGAGTTGTAGTCCGTGACCACATTGCCCGCACACCCAGACAGCGCCAGGACCAGTGCCGAAATCATCAGAAAACGCATAATACAGCTCTCCTTCATTGGAGGTTTCGTAGCTTAAGTATACGCACAGGACACGGTGTACGATGCCCTTCGGGTTCCTCACCTTTCCAGATCGTAATCCAGCTTGTGGGCATTACAGAACGCGACGAATTCATCGGCCAGATGCTCGGGGATCAGGACCCGGGCCGTGACCCCGGCCCCGTAATCCACCGACTCCAGACCCGCGCCATGAACCTCACACCAGTGCCGCAGGGGTTGTTCATCGGCAAACCCCATCGCAACATCGGCCGGCACCATCGGCTGCTGCACCACCCGATCAACCGCCGAAAGCACACTTTCGGCAGCCCCGGCGTAGGCGCGAACCAGGCCGCCGGCACCAAGTTTGATACCGCCAAAATAGCGAATGACCATGACCAGCACATCGCCCATATCCTTGTGCTGAATGACATTCAGGATGGGCTTGCCGGCGGTGCCAGAGGGTTCCCCGTCGTCATTCATGGCGGCCTCGGCCGCCGAACCGGGACGGCCAATCTGGTAGGCCCAGCAAATATGCCGGGCATCCGGATGATCGCGATGAGCCTGTTCGAGCCAGACTTTCACCTCGTCCCGGGAACTGACCGGCGCGACCCGGGCGATGAACCGGCTTTTCTTCACTTCCGTCTCCCGCTCAAGGTATTCTGCGGGAACGGGGTAATCTCTAGTCATTGATCGGTAAACCTTATGTCCGCGGAAGACAAACCCAACAGCCCGGGAACGGCAGAGCCTGCAAAACTTCGAAAAGCTGCCTGCGGCATTCGCTTCGAGGAAGACGAATTACAGGAAGGCATCGACTTCTCCGGCGCCGCGGATCTCAAACCCGCCGAGGATGACGAAGCGCAGCCGCAATCAGGCGGCGGTAAACACCGGCACCCGAACCGTCACCCGTAACCCGCCTGTTGCTCCTGCCGCGGCGCTGATGTCGCCGTCGTGGGCTGACACGATATCCCGGGCAATGGCGAGTCCCAAGCCCCAGCCTTTGCCGCCCCGGGATTTGTCGGCCCGGAAAAACGGCTCGAACAGATGTGGCAGCAGCTCGGCCGGAACGCCAGGGCCTTCGTCTTCGATCTCAACGGTTACCTGGCCACCCGCCACCGACGCCCGGACCTGCACCCGCTTGCCCGGCTGGGTGTGGTCCAGCGCGTTCTGCAGGATGTTGTCAAAAGCCCGCTGCAAAAGGCCGGCATCCCCCAGGACCGATACCCCGGCCGTCTCATCCGTGGCAGAAAGTGTGCACTCCACGCCCTGGTGATCGGCGTAATCCGCCGCGTCCCGCAGCACCTGATTAAGCAGTTTGACCGGCTTTACCGGTTCACGTTCGATCTCACCACCCTGCTCGGCGACCCGGTAGAGCGTCAGGATCTGTGAGGTCATGGCTTCCAGCCGCTCATTCTGGCGCAAGATGCTGGCGACCAGTTGCTCGTCGGCACCGCCGTCACTGGCCAGTTCAATGGCAATTCGCTGCCGGGTGAGCGGCGTCCTCAGATCATGGGAAATATCCCGCAACAGGTGTTTCTGTCGCTCAAGCAGGCCGCACAGGCGCTCGGTCATGGCATTGAAGGCGGTGGCAAGCTGGCCCACCTCATCCCGGCGCCGGGCGATGTCGTCGCTCACCCGCAGTTCCGTGTTGCCACCGGCAATCCGCTGGGCCGTGCTTTCCATGTGCTTCAGTGGCCGTGAAACGAAACGGGCAATCCAAAAGCACGCGAGGGTAATCAGCACGAAAGCCAGTCCCATCTCGATAAAGCGGAAAAACTTCGGATCCAGCCAACCCTCACCGTTGACCCGGGGCCAGGCGACGAGCTGGTAACCATCAGCCACGTCGATCACCGCGGGTTTCTGGGGGTACCAGCCGGACTTCATCCGCTCCCGGATGGACGACGGCAAACGCTTGTCGTCGTCCAGCTCAATCAGGATCAGGCGCAGTTCCAGCCGTTTCCCCTGTTCGCGCAAAAAACGCCAGGCATCGCCACGCCCCTCGGTTTCACGAACCCTGATAGCTTCCAGCCCCAGATCCCTCAGACCGACCTGGCGCTCTATCGCCTGCCGCTCCCGATCCAGCAGCGTACGGGTTGCCAGGCTGCTGGCCACCACGGTGACCGCCATCGCCAGCCAGATGGACAGGAAAATCCGCCAGAACAGGGGAAACATCGGGCGACGGCTCACACGGGCACCCGATAGCTGTATCCCAGCCCCCGAACCGTCTCGATCCGGGGCGGATCCTCATTACCCAGCTTTCGGCGAAGATTACTGATGTGCATATCCAGGGTGCGGTCGTAGGCCTCGAGCCGCCGCCCGAGCGCCCACTGCATCAGGTCGGTTTTTCGCACCACGCTGCCGGCATGGGCCAGCAGAACCTGCAGAACCTCGTACTCGGTGGCGGTCAGATCAAGAACGACGCCCTGTTGGAGGATACGCCGGTGCCCCGGCTCAACCCGCAAGTCGCCGTAGACCCGCGCGGCGTTCACCTCGGTCTTCTGGTCCCAGGCTATCCGGCGCAGCAGCGCCTGCAGTCGGGCAACCAGTTCTCTCGGGTTGCAGGGTTTGGGAATGTAATCGTCAGCCCCCACTTCAAAGCCAACAATACGGTCGGTCTCGTCACCGCGGGCGGTCAGGAGTACCACCGGCAGATGGGTCGCGGCGCGCAACTCCCGCAAGACCTCCAGCCCGCTGATGTCCGGCAGCATGATGTCCAGCACCACAATGTCACAGTCCTGCCCGAGGGCCAGAGTCAGTCCGTCCTGGCCGTTAGCCGCCTCGCGAACCGTAAATCCCTGATTGGTCAGGTAGCGGGCCAGTAATTCCCGCAATTCGTCATCGTCTTCTACCAGCAACACCCGGTTTTGCATCGTCTGTCTCCGTATTGGCTGACTGAAGTCTAACACGCAAGCTCCAAGTCGCTGATTCGGTCCATTTTCCTTTGCAGAACCTTTACACAGCGCTGACATCCGTTGACGGGTGGCAGCGCTACCATAGCGGCGAATCACACCCATTACCGCCTCTGCGGTATGCAAACTGAGGAACGACTATGAACACACGCAAAAACGCCCTCATCAGTGCCGGCATTCTGGCCTCTGCCCTGCTCGCCGCGAGCCCGTTTGTGCTCGCAGACCATCATGGTGGCAACAAGCAAGGCGGCCATTACGGCAAACCCAACATGGAAGAGCTGTGCGAACACTTTCGCGAGGGCAAGGGACGTTTTAACCACGAAGAGCGCGAGGCCAGAATGGACGCCCGCTGGTCGGAGATGGCCGAGCGACTGGAACTGACCGAAGAGCAGCTCGAGACCTGGGAGGAAATTCGACAGGAAAAACGTGAAAAACACGAGCAACGTCGGGCGAAGTGGGAGGAGAAACTGCAGGAACGCTGCAACTCCGTGGAGCAGTGATCAAAGA
Coding sequences within it:
- the ppnP gene encoding pyrimidine/purine nucleoside phosphorylase; the protein is MLKVNEYFDGKAKSIAFQTSTLPATVGVISPGEYEFGTSKKETMTVISGALTVLLPGVDEWMTYGAGESFDVAGQASFKAKADIDTAYLCTYE
- a CDS encoding fatty acid--CoA ligase, giving the protein MAQTRILPPADNAYQYPLLIKQLLLSGPRYNPDQEIVYANRSKYTYTDLVERIHRLANALTEAGVKAGDTVAVMDWDTPRYLECFFAIPMIGAVLHTVNVRLSPEQIVYTMNHAEDDVVLVHDDFLPILESVKDEIKTVKTYIQLTDEAAAQSTQLDTAGEYEALLAKAGTHFEFPDFDENSVATTFYTTGTTGNPKGVFFSHRQLVLHTLAMTGSLSAYDEMPLLRSSSVYMPVTPMFHVHAWGVPYAATLLGIKQVYPGRYEPELLVDLLKEHKVSFSHCVPTIMQMMMGTESIKTADLSNWHVLIGGSALTKGLCDAGAKLGIRMYTGYGMSETCPLLSTTHLEPEDLELPLDQQTAKRVRTGIAVPMVELDIVDPDGKPVPHDGDAKGEVVARAPWLTQSYFKEKEKGEELWQGGWLHTGDVASMDPDNTLVIKDRIKDVIKTGGEWLSSLDLENLISQHPSVAGAAVVGVPDEKWGERPHALVTLKPGEDATLEDIQNHLKQFVDAGEINKWAIPSQIDFVEDIPKTSVGKINKKLIRDQLQ
- a CDS encoding D-amino acid dehydrogenase, giving the protein MHILVLGAGVVGTTTAWFLQKQGHQVTVIDRQNQAGMETSYANGGQISVSHAEPWANPSAPLKVLKWLFKADAPLLFRPRLDPAQWRWALSFLCECPSGRAAHNIRQIVNLGTYSRAQLQALRKEAGLDYDALEKGILHFYTNPREFENAIKPTRIMQDLGCDRQIINADEAIALEPALTPIRNRIAGATYTSQDESGDARKFTQSLAQKCAEAGVEFRYGTDVLGFEHAGERILGVQTLKDGRYETLRGDAYVLCLGSYSGPLARKLGLTLNIYPAKGYSITVPVKNDEAAFRVSLTDDEYKLVYSRLGDRLRVAGTAELSGYTRDLNYTRCRAIVRRTAEVMPEAGYWDQAEFWAGLRPATPSNVPYVGKSHFPNLYLNTGHGTLGWTHSCGSAAALADIIGGRRPDVDFAFSGI
- a CDS encoding translation initiation factor Sui1, which translates into the protein MKKRSEGGLVFSTEQGRMCPDCRNPVSECCCGAPARPAGDGVVRVSRETKGRKGKGVTLVTGIPLDEKALKAFAKVLKAKCGTGGTVKDGIVEIQGDQRDVLVPLLQEKGWTVKRSGG
- a CDS encoding DUF4136 domain-containing protein produces the protein MRFLMISALVLALSGCAGNVVTDYNSSAVFGNYASWAFASDAGSGSFTSLDGSRVRNAVERELKRKAMRKVAADEADLLVNWKIVEEDRLEQTGVGLGFGYGWSNFGWGISSPPPVREVTEGKLVVELVDTEINEVVWRAASRRYLTEHQSPESRSELIDEVVSEMFSKYPPGLE
- a CDS encoding IMPACT family protein; amino-acid sequence: MTRDYPVPAEYLERETEVKKSRFIARVAPVSSRDEVKVWLEQAHRDHPDARHICWAYQIGRPGSAAEAAMNDDGEPSGTAGKPILNVIQHKDMGDVLVMVIRYFGGIKLGAGGLVRAYAGAAESVLSAVDRVVQQPMVPADVAMGFADEQPLRHWCEVHGAGLESVDYGAGVTARVLIPEHLADEFVAFCNAHKLDYDLER
- a CDS encoding sensor histidine kinase, encoding MSRRPMFPLFWRIFLSIWLAMAVTVVASSLATRTLLDRERQAIERQVGLRDLGLEAIRVRETEGRGDAWRFLREQGKRLELRLILIELDDDKRLPSSIRERMKSGWYPQKPAVIDVADGYQLVAWPRVNGEGWLDPKFFRFIEMGLAFVLITLACFWIARFVSRPLKHMESTAQRIAGGNTELRVSDDIARRRDEVGQLATAFNAMTERLCGLLERQKHLLRDISHDLRTPLTRQRIAIELASDGGADEQLVASILRQNERLEAMTSQILTLYRVAEQGGEIEREPVKPVKLLNQVLRDAADYADHQGVECTLSATDETAGVSVLGDAGLLQRAFDNILQNALDHTQPGKRVQVRASVAGGQVTVEIEDEGPGVPAELLPHLFEPFFRADKSRGGKGWGLGLAIARDIVSAHDGDISAAAGATGGLRVTVRVPVFTAA
- a CDS encoding response regulator transcription factor gives rise to the protein MQNRVLLVEDDDELRELLARYLTNQGFTVREAANGQDGLTLALGQDCDIVVLDIMLPDISGLEVLRELRAATHLPVVLLTARGDETDRIVGFEVGADDYIPKPCNPRELVARLQALLRRIAWDQKTEVNAARVYGDLRVEPGHRRILQQGVVLDLTATEYEVLQVLLAHAGSVVRKTDLMQWALGRRLEAYDRTLDMHISNLRRKLGNEDPPRIETVRGLGYSYRVPV